In a single window of the Paenibacillus sp. MMS20-IR301 genome:
- a CDS encoding ABC transporter substrate-binding protein gives MRKSTLLLSSLMIAGSLLLSACSENGNKDTASTDTPANTAATADPNTAAAGTAAPSAPAVVPAGALSEPFTATDLTKLPAAAQKRTDTIIVGLTDPSGAFTPYFQESGYDGNVSSLLYASLVTVDDKGVPVPELAESWDVSEDQLTYTFHLRKDLKFSDGSPLTADDVAFTWTIQYDKAYDGGSSLPSLKVKGSEAYKAGTAQAIDGITVIDPQTLSVTLEQPNATALVTLGSNVLSKAYYGKDYEFGQLEYIKKLHEKPLGDGPYKLEKFIPGQEVRFVANENYFKGKPKTEHFIYKTTTGDAWQFLETGEVDYASFPATEENIAKLKELGYVNILPYTPSTYGYMQVNLKHEQLSDKRVRQAIAYGLDRQSIYVDAAEGAGAVANIPASPISWSYTDEGINPYKYDPEQAKKLLDEAGWTVGAGGIREKDGKPLSIHYLASKSKNSDIFIAVAKENFAALGIDFQPEIFADFNSLVSKTESGDYDLVSFSTSMLTDPADGFMQFFDGEIAGYDNPAFTELYNKALATTDIEQRKAVYKELYQLFNDELPIIFTNYKKTVYAYNGRIENLSVSPFIGLAGSLPNWTLK, from the coding sequence ATGAGAAAAAGTACGCTATTGCTATCCTCATTGATGATTGCAGGTTCCCTGCTGCTGTCCGCCTGCTCGGAGAACGGCAACAAGGATACGGCATCCACGGACACTCCGGCAAATACGGCGGCAACGGCTGATCCGAATACAGCTGCTGCCGGCACAGCGGCGCCATCAGCTCCGGCGGTTGTTCCGGCCGGCGCGCTCAGTGAGCCTTTTACAGCAACCGACCTGACGAAGCTGCCGGCAGCAGCCCAGAAACGGACTGATACGATTATCGTCGGGCTCACCGATCCGAGCGGAGCATTCACGCCATACTTCCAGGAGAGCGGCTATGACGGCAATGTATCCTCACTGCTCTATGCGTCACTGGTTACGGTGGATGATAAAGGGGTGCCTGTGCCGGAGCTGGCCGAGAGCTGGGATGTATCGGAGGATCAGCTTACATATACGTTCCACCTGCGCAAAGACCTGAAATTCAGCGACGGTTCGCCGCTCACTGCGGATGATGTGGCGTTCACCTGGACGATCCAGTACGACAAAGCTTATGACGGCGGCTCATCGCTGCCATCGCTGAAGGTGAAAGGCAGCGAGGCTTACAAAGCCGGGACTGCCCAGGCTATAGACGGCATTACAGTCATAGATCCGCAGACCCTCTCGGTTACACTGGAGCAGCCCAATGCTACGGCACTGGTGACACTAGGCTCGAATGTTCTGTCGAAGGCTTACTATGGCAAGGACTACGAGTTCGGCCAGCTGGAGTACATCAAGAAGCTGCATGAGAAGCCGCTGGGCGACGGCCCTTATAAGCTGGAGAAATTCATTCCCGGACAAGAGGTCCGCTTCGTAGCCAATGAGAACTATTTCAAGGGCAAGCCGAAAACAGAGCATTTTATCTACAAAACAACAACCGGGGATGCCTGGCAGTTCCTTGAAACCGGTGAGGTGGATTATGCGTCCTTCCCGGCCACAGAAGAAAATATTGCAAAGCTGAAGGAACTGGGATACGTGAACATTCTTCCGTATACTCCAAGCACCTACGGCTACATGCAGGTCAACCTGAAGCATGAGCAGTTGAGTGATAAACGCGTCAGACAAGCAATTGCTTATGGACTGGACCGGCAGAGCATCTATGTGGACGCTGCGGAAGGCGCAGGGGCTGTGGCCAATATTCCGGCATCGCCGATCTCCTGGTCCTATACGGACGAAGGGATCAACCCTTACAAATATGACCCCGAACAAGCGAAGAAGCTGCTGGATGAGGCCGGCTGGACGGTAGGGGCGGGCGGGATCCGCGAGAAGGACGGCAAACCGCTGAGCATTCATTATCTGGCGAGCAAGAGCAAGAACTCGGATATTTTCATCGCGGTAGCCAAGGAGAACTTCGCTGCGCTCGGCATCGACTTCCAGCCTGAGATCTTCGCCGACTTCAACTCACTGGTCTCGAAAACCGAGAGCGGGGATTATGATCTCGTGTCCTTCTCCACCAGCATGCTGACAGATCCGGCGGACGGCTTCATGCAGTTCTTCGACGGTGAAATTGCCGGCTATGACAATCCGGCTTTCACCGAGCTGTACAACAAAGCGCTGGCAACTACTGATATTGAACAGCGCAAAGCGGTCTATAAGGAGCTGTATCAGCTGTTCAACGATGAACTGCCGATTATTTTCACCAATTACAAAAAAACAGTGTATGCCTATAACGGCCGTATCGAGAATCTATCAGTCAGCCCGTTCATCGGTCTTGCCGGCAGCCTGCCTAACTGGACTCTGAAATAA
- a CDS encoding ABC transporter permease, giving the protein MSTYLTKRVLYMLIILFAASLLIFCLYALTPGDFITGNIKLTAERKAELREIYGLNKPVLERYGTWMNNAFHGDFGYSLAQQKPVLQLFGDYIWNSFLLAAVSTFLTWLIAVIIGVISAYKQYSWFDTLVMIAIFAAMSLPSFFIGLFLIKILAVDLKWLPPGGMMTTGSNAAGFAYFKEVVHHMTLPVIVMTLLGLGSLTRYFRSNMIDVLKQDYIRTARAKGLKERKVLFTHALRNALLPAITLVGFELPALFGGSIIIEQIFNWPGIGQLYMKSFGLRDYPLLMGFTMFLAILTVIGTLLSDILYRVADPRVRL; this is encoded by the coding sequence ATGAGCACTTATCTGACGAAAAGAGTACTGTATATGCTGATCATCCTGTTTGCCGCCTCGCTGCTGATCTTCTGCCTCTATGCATTGACACCGGGTGATTTCATTACCGGAAATATAAAGCTGACAGCTGAACGTAAGGCAGAGCTCCGGGAAATTTATGGTCTTAATAAACCTGTGCTTGAACGCTACGGGACATGGATGAACAATGCTTTTCACGGGGATTTCGGATATTCACTTGCCCAGCAGAAGCCTGTGCTTCAGCTGTTTGGTGACTATATCTGGAATTCTTTTTTGCTGGCCGCCGTCTCTACGTTCCTCACCTGGCTGATCGCGGTAATCATCGGCGTCATTTCTGCCTATAAGCAATATTCCTGGTTTGATACCTTGGTAATGATTGCAATCTTCGCCGCGATGTCGCTGCCGTCGTTCTTCATCGGCCTGTTTCTGATCAAGATTCTGGCGGTAGACCTGAAGTGGCTGCCGCCCGGGGGAATGATGACAACAGGCAGCAATGCTGCCGGATTCGCTTATTTCAAAGAAGTGGTGCATCATATGACCCTTCCGGTCATCGTCATGACGCTGCTGGGACTGGGCTCATTAACCCGCTACTTCCGCAGCAATATGATCGACGTGCTCAAGCAGGACTATATCCGTACAGCCAGAGCCAAAGGCTTGAAGGAACGTAAGGTGCTGTTCACCCATGCGCTGCGCAATGCCCTGCTGCCTGCGATCACTCTGGTCGGCTTCGAGCTGCCCGCGCTGTTCGGGGGTTCAATTATTATCGAGCAAATCTTTAACTGGCCGGGCATCGGCCAATTGTATATGAAGTCCTTCGGTCTCAGGGACTACCCGCTGCTGATGGGCTTCACGATGTTTCTGGCTATTCTGACGGTAATCGGAACACTGCTCTCGGATATTCTGTACCGGGTGGCTGATCCGCGTGTCCGGTTATAG
- the opp4C gene encoding oligopeptide ABC transporter permease, with the protein MAVNSSLSEVARPRAGTGKSSLFRQSLRRLLHNKLAVAGFAVVVFMFVLCFIGPFFSPYTDNKINMAMMNKAPGLQHWLGTDALGRDILTRVMQAGRISLTVGLASMVLSVFLGALLGAVAGYYGGILDQIIMRIADLLMTIPGLPLLFIFGALLLEWKIPTDYRMYIVMLMLSIVNWPGLARMVRGQMLSLREREFMQAAEVLGLRDRRKLFHHLLPNIVPLLIVMATLNIGGAILSESVLSFFGLGVMPPTPTWGNMIDAANNILDFQDRPWLWIPPGLSIFATVIAINIFGDGLRDVLDPKQKR; encoded by the coding sequence ATGGCGGTTAACAGCAGTTTGAGCGAGGTGGCAAGACCCCGGGCCGGCACGGGCAAATCTTCCCTGTTCCGGCAATCCCTGCGGAGGCTTCTGCACAATAAGCTGGCGGTGGCGGGCTTCGCGGTGGTCGTATTTATGTTTGTATTATGTTTCATCGGACCGTTCTTCTCGCCGTATACGGATAACAAGATCAATATGGCGATGATGAACAAGGCACCGGGTCTGCAGCACTGGCTGGGAACGGACGCCCTTGGGAGGGATATTTTAACCAGGGTTATGCAGGCCGGGCGCATCTCTCTCACCGTAGGCCTTGCTTCGATGGTGTTGTCCGTGTTTCTTGGCGCACTGCTCGGTGCGGTTGCCGGATATTACGGCGGTATTCTCGATCAGATTATTATGCGGATCGCTGATCTGCTGATGACCATTCCCGGCCTTCCGCTCTTGTTCATCTTCGGTGCGCTGCTCTTGGAATGGAAGATTCCAACCGATTACCGCATGTACATCGTCATGCTGATGCTAAGTATTGTGAACTGGCCGGGGCTGGCCCGGATGGTACGGGGACAGATGCTCAGCCTGAGGGAACGCGAATTCATGCAGGCGGCCGAAGTACTGGGTCTGCGTGACCGCAGAAAGCTGTTCCATCATCTGCTGCCGAATATTGTTCCGCTGCTGATTGTTATGGCTACACTGAATATCGGCGGGGCGATTCTCAGCGAATCGGTGCTCAGCTTCTTCGGCCTGGGGGTCATGCCGCCTACGCCGACTTGGGGGAACATGATAGACGCGGCGAACAACATCCTTGATTTCCAGGACCGCCCATGGCTATGGATTCCGCCGGGACTGTCGATTTTTGCAACAGTTATAGCGATTAATATTTTTGGTGACGGCCTCAGAGACGTGCTTGATCCTAAACAGAAGAGGTAG
- a CDS encoding ABC transporter ATP-binding protein, whose amino-acid sequence MEPLMNIEGLSTVFFTDEGKVRAVDNVSFGIREGETVCIVGESGCGKSVTAMSIMGLIEEPGGKVAGGRIDFRGEDLLKLDKTALRSIRGNEIAMIFQEPMSSLNPVMRIGEQIMEPLLVHLKMNKKQARTRAVELITQVGISRPEQIMGSYPHELSGGMLQRIMIAIAVSCGPRLLIADEPTTALDVTIQAQILDLLRGFKENSGMSILLITHDLGVVAEMADYVIVMYSGQVVEEGGVVELFENPKHPYTRGLLKSKPVMGQRLDELYSIPGQVPNPLELAPSCYFHDRCGHCTPVCRNVQPQLQDTGNGQKVACWLYEEAQAYV is encoded by the coding sequence ATGGAGCCTTTAATGAATATAGAAGGCCTGAGCACCGTGTTCTTCACAGATGAAGGCAAGGTGAGGGCCGTGGATAACGTAAGCTTCGGCATCCGCGAAGGCGAGACGGTCTGCATTGTCGGTGAATCCGGCTGCGGCAAAAGTGTTACGGCTATGTCCATCATGGGACTGATAGAGGAGCCTGGCGGCAAGGTTGCGGGAGGCCGTATTGATTTCCGCGGGGAAGATTTGCTTAAGCTGGACAAAACTGCGCTGCGCAGCATCCGCGGCAATGAGATCGCCATGATCTTTCAGGAGCCGATGTCTTCGCTCAATCCGGTCATGAGGATTGGCGAGCAGATTATGGAGCCGCTCCTGGTTCATCTCAAGATGAACAAGAAACAGGCCCGTACCCGGGCTGTCGAGCTGATTACCCAAGTCGGGATTTCCCGGCCGGAACAGATTATGGGCAGCTACCCCCACGAGCTGAGCGGGGGGATGCTGCAGCGGATCATGATTGCTATCGCGGTCTCCTGCGGTCCCAGGCTGCTGATCGCCGACGAGCCGACAACCGCTCTGGATGTAACCATCCAGGCGCAGATTCTTGATCTGCTGCGCGGATTCAAGGAGAATTCGGGCATGTCTATTCTGCTGATTACCCATGATCTTGGCGTAGTGGCTGAGATGGCCGATTATGTTATTGTCATGTACTCCGGGCAGGTTGTTGAGGAAGGCGGTGTAGTGGAGCTGTTCGAGAATCCTAAACACCCGTATACCCGGGGGCTGCTGAAGTCCAAGCCTGTGATGGGCCAGCGTCTGGATGAGCTCTATTCCATTCCCGGCCAGGTGCCGAATCCGCTTGAATTAGCACCATCTTGTTATTTCCACGACCGCTGCGGGCACTGCACGCCGGTCTGCCGCAACGTCCAGCCGCAGCTTCAGGATACGGGAAACGGGCAGAAGGTAGCCTGCTGGCTGTATGAGGAGGCGCAAGCATATGTCTGA
- a CDS encoding ABC transporter ATP-binding protein, with protein sequence MSELLLEVKSLKKYFPVKQGLLGRTVGHVKAVDDISLTLRPGETFGLVGESGSGKSTVGRTILRLTDKTEGEVKFKGVDIHSLSAAEMRLIRPQLQLIFQDPYSALNPRVRVGEAIGEALLDHGLSTKREVRDRVLAALEACGLSAYHIDRFPHEFSGGQRQRIGIARALILNPELIIADEPVSALDVSIQAQIINLFSRLQQDKGLAYLFISHDLSVVEHLCARIGVMYLGSMVETAARDELFLHPLHPYTKALLSAVPVPVPRLKRERIVLKGDIPSPANPPSGCKFHTRCPYAKEICMAEIPLFRDAGGGHFVACHLV encoded by the coding sequence ATGTCTGAGCTGCTGCTTGAAGTTAAGTCTCTGAAGAAATACTTCCCGGTGAAGCAAGGGCTGCTGGGACGTACGGTAGGACATGTGAAGGCAGTGGACGACATCAGCCTCACACTCCGGCCTGGCGAGACCTTCGGCCTTGTCGGCGAATCCGGCAGCGGTAAGAGCACCGTTGGACGGACGATTCTGCGGCTGACGGATAAAACAGAGGGTGAGGTTAAATTTAAAGGTGTGGATATCCACAGCCTGTCAGCGGCTGAAATGCGCCTGATCCGGCCGCAGCTGCAGCTGATCTTCCAGGACCCTTACAGTGCGCTTAATCCGCGCGTAAGAGTCGGGGAGGCAATAGGCGAAGCGCTGCTGGACCATGGGTTAAGCACGAAGAGGGAAGTCAGGGACCGGGTACTTGCGGCTCTGGAAGCCTGCGGGTTATCCGCCTATCACATCGACCGCTTCCCGCATGAATTCTCCGGCGGACAGCGCCAGCGGATCGGCATTGCCCGGGCGCTGATCCTGAATCCGGAGCTGATTATCGCAGATGAGCCGGTGTCGGCACTTGATGTGTCCATACAAGCCCAGATCATCAATCTGTTCAGCAGGCTGCAGCAGGACAAAGGACTAGCCTATCTGTTCATTTCGCATGATCTTAGTGTTGTGGAGCATCTTTGCGCGCGGATAGGTGTGATGTATCTGGGATCGATGGTGGAGACGGCGGCCAGGGACGAGCTGTTCCTTCATCCGCTGCATCCCTATACGAAAGCGCTGTTGTCTGCTGTACCTGTGCCGGTCCCCCGGCTGAAGCGGGAGCGGATCGTGCTGAAGGGGGATATTCCAAGCCCGGCAAATCCGCCCTCCGGCTGCAAATTTCATACACGCTGCCCTTATGCCAAGGAGATCTGCATGGCGGAAATTCCGCTGTTCCGGGATGCAGGCGGAGGCCATTTTGTCGCCTGTCATTTAGTGTAA
- a CDS encoding 50S ribosomal protein L25, whose protein sequence is MNTTVRLTERSGSTSSQRSKGFVPVVVYGAGSDTQSFSADAKTLNEILGKNPRAILKVEIPGSGAKNAVIQEVQRQPLSRNLLHVDLQQIDMKAELDTKVAFHFTGDPAGVKSGGIQQVELYELDIRTLPDKLTASFEVDISGLEIGDQLLVSDLPKHEGWEILTPEDTLIVRISPPLVLEEPADTDAAEPAAAEAADEGKAEE, encoded by the coding sequence ATGAATACCACAGTACGCTTGACAGAAAGATCCGGCTCGACTTCTTCCCAGCGCAGCAAAGGCTTTGTACCGGTCGTCGTCTACGGTGCAGGTTCAGATACCCAGTCCTTTTCAGCAGATGCCAAAACCCTTAATGAGATTCTCGGCAAAAACCCGCGGGCGATCCTGAAGGTGGAAATTCCCGGCTCCGGCGCGAAGAATGCCGTTATCCAGGAGGTGCAGCGCCAGCCGCTGTCACGTAACCTGCTCCATGTTGACTTACAGCAGATTGATATGAAAGCTGAACTCGATACGAAGGTGGCCTTCCACTTCACCGGTGATCCTGCCGGGGTGAAGAGCGGCGGTATCCAGCAGGTAGAGCTGTACGAGCTGGACATCCGTACCTTGCCGGACAAGCTGACGGCTTCGTTCGAAGTGGATATCAGCGGCCTGGAGATTGGTGACCAGCTGCTGGTCTCGGATCTGCCGAAGCATGAAGGCTGGGAGATCCTGACCCCGGAGGACACGCTGATTGTGCGGATTTCACCTCCGCTTGTGCTTGAAGAGCCGGCTGATACAGATGCTGCAGAACCGGCAGCAGCGGAAGCAGCTGATGAGGGCAAGGCCGAAGAGTAA
- a CDS encoding fibronectin type III domain-containing protein translates to MKRKLILVLMAAVLILGASLPAAGTARADAVSDASNRALTWLQVQQDATVGYAFDGLVDSFEDFWSPNNPKQIVYTYDQAVAAIAFIVKGERTRAEKVLNKMRDIQDPAGYWLNSYWYNNGYGEEIRKHVGPVSWMAMAAMAYEKQYNDTRYRAMALKALDWCLTYSKANGGIAGGWSAWSNSDEPWSSTEHNIDLYRVLQYYASVDASKAAAYTAAATGVKSFLDNVVWDEAAKRFKGGWKNDTNLIDPKIPLDVNPWGVLALGLSGTRNYGASLAYVENAAGTPGTLASPRYKQTLTYNDAGNTMTGYDFDWTGEVLPAYDDNGNQIGNTGADIWLEGTAFMSLAYYMQGNTVKADAINTEIIKKQGTSGPSLGGIPYSLKGTSNSYWVMAQQNCVSSTGWLILSLHRFNPFTGQYLTGGSTPGDTTAPTVPANLTSTGKTDTTVSLSWSPSTDNTGVTGYNVYRSGTQTASVTGTTATLSGLTASTAYTFTVKATDAAGNLSAASNAVTVTTNSSGSSGNHVTADYTAGVTKLSAAEASIFITPVTPALYVDVHYKVNGGAQLNYRMMLTSGTWRMAVSGLSAGSSIEYWFTYEKSGPQYDSPHYTYVQ, encoded by the coding sequence ATGAAAAGAAAGCTGATTCTCGTCCTGATGGCAGCCGTGCTGATTCTGGGGGCTTCATTGCCTGCTGCCGGTACAGCCCGTGCGGATGCGGTGAGCGATGCGTCAAACCGGGCGCTGACCTGGCTGCAGGTGCAGCAGGATGCCACGGTGGGGTATGCCTTTGACGGCCTGGTGGACAGCTTCGAGGATTTCTGGAGTCCGAACAACCCGAAACAAATCGTCTACACCTATGATCAGGCCGTTGCAGCAATTGCTTTCATTGTCAAAGGGGAGCGGACCCGGGCCGAGAAGGTGCTGAACAAAATGCGTGACATTCAGGACCCGGCGGGATATTGGCTGAACTCGTACTGGTATAACAACGGCTATGGTGAAGAAATCCGCAAGCATGTCGGACCTGTCTCCTGGATGGCCATGGCTGCTATGGCATATGAGAAGCAGTATAACGATACGCGCTACCGTGCAATGGCACTGAAGGCGCTGGACTGGTGCCTGACTTATTCGAAAGCAAACGGCGGCATCGCCGGAGGCTGGAGCGCATGGAGCAATTCGGATGAGCCCTGGAGCTCAACGGAGCACAATATTGATCTCTACCGTGTCCTGCAATACTATGCTTCCGTGGATGCAAGCAAGGCAGCAGCTTATACAGCCGCGGCAACCGGCGTGAAAAGCTTCCTCGATAATGTGGTCTGGGATGAGGCGGCGAAACGCTTCAAGGGCGGCTGGAAAAATGATACGAATCTGATTGACCCCAAAATTCCGCTCGATGTCAATCCTTGGGGTGTGCTCGCATTAGGGCTGAGCGGAACACGCAATTATGGAGCGAGCCTGGCCTATGTGGAGAATGCAGCAGGTACACCGGGAACACTTGCGAGTCCGCGCTACAAGCAGACTCTGACCTATAACGATGCCGGAAATACGATGACCGGATATGATTTCGACTGGACCGGTGAGGTGCTGCCGGCGTATGACGATAACGGTAATCAGATTGGCAATACGGGGGCAGACATCTGGCTGGAAGGGACAGCATTCATGTCACTTGCCTACTACATGCAGGGGAATACAGTCAAAGCGGATGCGATCAATACGGAGATTATCAAAAAGCAGGGAACCAGCGGCCCGTCACTCGGCGGAATCCCTTATTCCCTTAAAGGCACAAGCAACAGCTACTGGGTGATGGCCCAGCAGAATTGTGTCTCCAGCACCGGCTGGCTAATTCTCTCTCTGCACCGTTTCAACCCGTTCACCGGCCAGTATCTGACCGGAGGCAGCACTCCGGGCGATACTACAGCACCAACGGTACCTGCGAATCTGACCTCAACGGGAAAGACAGACACAACGGTCAGCCTGAGCTGGTCGCCGTCCACGGATAATACGGGAGTTACCGGGTATAACGTGTACCGCAGCGGCACTCAGACGGCTTCAGTCACCGGAACTACAGCAACGCTCAGCGGATTGACTGCTTCTACGGCATACACCTTCACGGTAAAAGCAACAGATGCCGCAGGTAATCTCTCAGCTGCGAGTAATGCCGTAACCGTCACTACAAACAGCTCCGGCAGCAGCGGCAATCATGTAACAGCTGATTATACGGCAGGGGTGACTAAGCTGTCTGCAGCGGAAGCCAGCATCTTCATTACACCGGTGACCCCGGCCCTGTATGTGGATGTTCACTATAAGGTGAACGGCGGCGCACAGCTGAATTACCGCATGATGCTCACCTCGGGAACCTGGCGAATGGCCGTCAGCGGCCTGAGCGCCGGCAGCAGCATTGAATATTGGTTCACCTATGAGAAATCCGGCCCGCAGTATGATTCCCCGCATTATACCTATGTCCAGTAA
- a CDS encoding YhbD family protein: protein MEEDLISKKELLDETGISYGQLYRWKRKQLIPEEWFIRKSTFTGQETFFPRARILGRVQHILQKKEDLSLDELADKLSEPLTQHQISLTVAQLRERNIVSDSSLERFGIPGSEQFQLTFEQILNLFTVDMLLGKGELNLEEADRLYQTLGSHMQGFGGKGWELFFVRKMGVSFFLMALPGAGLVFDEGVRLVCRLSLADLVEQLKGRLS, encoded by the coding sequence ATGGAAGAAGATTTAATCTCCAAGAAGGAACTTCTGGATGAGACCGGTATCTCTTACGGACAGTTATACCGCTGGAAGCGGAAGCAGCTGATCCCGGAGGAATGGTTCATCCGCAAGTCTACCTTTACCGGGCAGGAAACCTTTTTCCCGCGGGCCAGAATCCTCGGGCGGGTGCAGCATATTTTACAGAAGAAAGAAGATCTGTCCCTGGATGAACTGGCTGACAAACTGTCAGAGCCTTTGACTCAGCACCAGATATCTTTAACCGTGGCTCAATTAAGAGAACGTAACATTGTTTCGGACAGCAGTCTGGAGCGGTTCGGTATACCGGGAAGCGAGCAGTTTCAGCTGACTTTTGAGCAGATTCTGAATCTGTTCACTGTGGATATGCTGCTCGGCAAGGGTGAACTGAATCTGGAGGAAGCAGACCGGCTCTATCAGACACTTGGCTCCCATATGCAGGGGTTCGGAGGGAAGGGCTGGGAGCTGTTTTTTGTGCGGAAGATGGGTGTCAGCTTCTTTCTTATGGCTCTGCCTGGAGCCGGGCTGGTATTCGATGAAGGCGTACGGCTGGTGTGCAGGCTCAGCCTTGCAGATCTCGTGGAGCAATTGAAAGGGAGACTAAGCTGA
- a CDS encoding GyrI-like domain-containing protein, translated as MKYEWKKQDKALYLPAAEPVQIHVPAYNYFTLQGQGNPNQPDFAEAVGVLYSLSYAVKMLPKKGPAPEGYYEYTVFPLEGIWDLTEAGRCKAELDKDELVYTLMIRQPDFVTPELAAEVLEKVKQSKPHPLLHKAAFDNVEDGHSVQMLHIGPYDDEPGSFSRMEQYCAGQGLRRLSKLHREIYISDARRTQAEKLRTVLRFTVTQEV; from the coding sequence ATGAAATACGAATGGAAAAAGCAGGACAAGGCCTTATATCTCCCGGCTGCTGAACCTGTGCAGATTCATGTTCCCGCCTATAATTATTTCACCCTGCAGGGACAGGGCAATCCGAACCAACCGGACTTCGCAGAAGCTGTGGGTGTACTCTATTCCCTTTCCTATGCAGTCAAGATGCTGCCCAAAAAAGGGCCGGCGCCTGAGGGGTATTATGAATATACGGTGTTCCCGCTGGAAGGCATCTGGGATCTTACCGAAGCCGGACGCTGTAAAGCTGAGCTCGACAAGGACGAACTGGTATACACCCTGATGATCCGTCAGCCGGACTTCGTGACCCCGGAGCTTGCCGCTGAAGTTCTGGAGAAGGTTAAGCAGAGCAAACCGCATCCGCTGCTGCACAAAGCCGCCTTCGACAATGTCGAAGACGGCCATAGTGTCCAGATGCTGCATATCGGCCCATATGATGATGAACCCGGCAGCTTTTCCAGAATGGAACAGTATTGTGCCGGGCAAGGTCTCAGGCGGCTCTCCAAGCTCCACCGGGAAATCTACATCTCCGATGCCCGCAGAACACAGGCTGAGAAGCTAAGAACCGTCCTGAGATTCACAGTAACGCAGGAGGTATAA
- a CDS encoding SMP-30/gluconolactonase/LRE family protein, with amino-acid sequence MTGLIELVIDSKSLLGEGPHWDAAAGKLSWVDIEGRELRVYDPRRGEEDRYFFEQKVGAAVPAQGGGWILAMQDASGRRTVVRFAEGDGWPDGMTIDCEGMLWIAHYKGSCISRWNPHTGERLAAIEVPAHCVTSCTFGGEHLDELYITTARGGMSAAQLERWPLAGGLFRVKPGVRGLAGNYTR; translated from the coding sequence GTGACTGGGCTAATTGAACTGGTAATTGATTCCAAGTCGCTGCTTGGCGAGGGACCGCATTGGGATGCAGCGGCAGGCAAGCTGTCCTGGGTAGATATTGAAGGCAGGGAGCTGCGCGTATATGATCCCCGGAGGGGAGAGGAAGACCGTTATTTCTTTGAGCAAAAAGTAGGTGCAGCAGTGCCGGCACAAGGCGGAGGCTGGATTCTGGCCATGCAGGACGCAAGCGGACGCAGAACAGTTGTCCGGTTCGCCGAAGGAGACGGCTGGCCGGATGGTATGACCATTGACTGCGAAGGCATGCTATGGATTGCCCATTATAAGGGAAGCTGCATCTCACGCTGGAATCCGCATACCGGGGAACGGCTTGCGGCCATTGAGGTTCCGGCTCATTGTGTAACCTCCTGCACCTTCGGCGGTGAACATCTGGATGAGCTGTACATTACTACGGCACGCGGCGGCATGAGTGCAGCGCAGCTGGAGCGCTGGCCGCTGGCCGGCGGATTGTTCAGGGTCAAGCCGGGTGTAAGGGGCCTGGCGGGGAATTACACCCGGTAG